In Staphylococcus saccharolyticus, one genomic interval encodes:
- a CDS encoding acyl carrier protein, with protein sequence MMFEFFVEILCHTSIDQSYLYKEIDINDNKRDLYFEAVKSIDEAEEINKYEVTIHEINSIFADIFSGTVPSHSSKFFEAGGDSFKAITLSNQIRERFGVEIELAYIFTNPTLSELVSKIEEIKITNGSEGVV encoded by the coding sequence ATGATGTTTGAGTTCTTTGTAGAAATATTATGTCATACTTCCATAGATCAATCATATTTATACAAAGAAATAGATATAAATGATAATAAAAGAGATTTGTATTTTGAAGCAGTTAAAAGTATTGATGAAGCGGAAGAAATTAATAAATATGAAGTAACTATTCATGAGATAAATAGCATATTTGCTGATATTTTCAGTGGAACTGTACCAAGTCATTCTAGTAAATTTTTTGAAGCAGGTGGAGACTCATTTAAAGCTATAACATTAAGCAATCAAATCAGAGAAAGGTTTGGAGTTGAAATTGAACTTGCATATATTTTCACTAACCCTACCTTGAGTGAACTTGTAAGTAAAATTGAAGAAATTAAAATCACAAACGGTAGCGAAGGAGTTGTGTGA
- a CDS encoding Gfo/Idh/MocA family oxidoreductase produces MKNCIVCGSRFGQFYLEALKCIPNVNIIGILANGSERSIACANYYNVNLYKSVEELPENIDFACVAIKSEVQGGQGNLIAERMLEKGIDVIFEQPISEKEYAFLFSLDNKEQRYFAICNLYSHLPSVKNLIENYRMIKKEQKVKYINIDFATQLSFPVAQILSKLLPESVNAHFTMLEQNAGPYQFATAIIKGIQLNLNAHNIVVEQEKERFMKILFSIKIGFEGGELNLVDPHGFAYWRPFIYFPDRYNIPSSLYDKPPTGMTYQYILSTYDEPEFTQQSIFTELWPRIIAEEINIYLEINQSDLHHFNTIAQSQINTALIWKKIMQSFGYPLLVAIDCYKVFDVKHLVQHHSKNENTIDCMTRLENVCAQSMLYVLCRHLDR; encoded by the coding sequence ATGAAAAATTGTATTGTTTGTGGAAGTAGATTTGGTCAGTTTTATTTAGAAGCATTAAAGTGTATACCCAATGTTAATATTATTGGGATATTAGCTAATGGAAGTGAAAGATCAATAGCATGTGCAAATTACTATAACGTTAACTTATATAAATCGGTAGAGGAGTTACCAGAGAATATAGACTTTGCTTGTGTTGCTATTAAATCAGAAGTTCAAGGTGGCCAAGGAAATCTAATAGCTGAACGAATGTTGGAAAAAGGCATCGATGTCATCTTTGAACAACCAATCTCTGAAAAAGAATATGCATTTTTATTTTCACTAGATAATAAAGAGCAAAGGTACTTTGCTATATGTAACCTTTATAGTCATCTACCAAGTGTTAAAAATTTAATTGAAAACTATAGAATGATAAAAAAAGAACAAAAAGTAAAATATATCAATATAGACTTTGCTACACAATTGTCATTTCCAGTAGCACAAATATTATCCAAGCTACTTCCGGAATCTGTAAATGCTCATTTTACTATGTTAGAACAAAATGCAGGACCTTATCAGTTTGCTACAGCAATAATCAAAGGTATTCAACTCAATTTAAATGCCCATAATATAGTTGTTGAACAAGAAAAAGAGCGATTTATGAAGATACTTTTTAGTATAAAAATAGGCTTTGAAGGTGGAGAGTTAAATCTAGTAGACCCTCATGGGTTTGCTTATTGGAGGCCGTTTATTTATTTTCCAGATCGATATAACATTCCATCAAGTCTTTATGACAAACCACCGACTGGTATGACATATCAATATATACTCTCTACATACGATGAGCCTGAATTCACACAACAATCTATCTTTACGGAATTGTGGCCACGTATTATTGCCGAGGAAATAAATATATATTTGGAAATTAATCAGTCTGATTTGCATCATTTCAATACAATAGCGCAAAGTCAGATTAACACTGCACTGATATGGAAGAAAATAATGCAATCATTCGGATATCCATTACTGGTTGCTATTGATTGTTATAAGGTATTCGATGTGAAACATTTAGTACAACATCACTCGAAAAATGAAAATACGATTGATTGTATGACGAGGTTGGAAAATGTCTGTGCACAATCAATGCTTTATGTATTGTGTCGCCATCTAGATAGATAA
- a CDS encoding class I SAM-dependent methyltransferase, whose amino-acid sequence MISESAILKVWQTLELNWNPKVMPTSVIKYFKSHFEHIAGILTGKTSANLLLFEHGNNTIADDLYQNTAIARFINEQIEKYINHLTENESLSILELGAGTGATTLKIVDRLGKSYKGEYIFTDISHYFIVSAKERFQQYPFMKYSIVDIDHTYEKSLISNKKFDVIIAVGVMNNSQDIKCLLNQLHQKLTEKGKLLIGEAYGESSVILMTQAFMMKEPKDVRKLKSMTFLNLEDWYNIFEETGFKLLRKDPFQIDELAQFKQALFILEKR is encoded by the coding sequence TTGATATCAGAGTCTGCAATCCTTAAAGTATGGCAAACACTTGAATTAAATTGGAATCCAAAGGTAATGCCAACATCTGTAATTAAATATTTTAAATCACATTTTGAGCATATAGCTGGGATATTAACAGGAAAAACTTCGGCTAATTTATTATTATTTGAGCATGGGAATAATACAATAGCAGATGATTTGTATCAAAATACTGCTATTGCACGATTTATCAATGAGCAAATTGAAAAATACATCAATCATCTTACCGAAAATGAATCATTATCAATTTTAGAGTTAGGAGCCGGTACAGGTGCTACTACTTTAAAGATAGTAGATAGGTTAGGAAAATCATATAAGGGAGAATATATTTTTACGGATATTTCACATTATTTCATTGTATCGGCAAAAGAAAGATTTCAGCAATACCCTTTTATGAAGTACAGTATTGTGGACATAGATCATACATATGAGAAATCGCTTATAAGTAATAAAAAATTTGATGTTATTATCGCAGTGGGTGTGATGAATAATTCCCAAGATATTAAATGTTTACTTAACCAATTGCATCAAAAATTAACTGAAAAAGGAAAATTATTGATTGGTGAAGCATACGGTGAATCTTCAGTCATTCTTATGACTCAGGCTTTTATGATGAAAGAACCTAAAGATGTGAGAAAACTTAAAAGTATGACCTTTTTGAATTTAGAAGATTGGTACAACATTTTTGAAGAAACTGGCTTTAAGTTGTTGCGTAAAGACCCTTTTCAAATTGATGAATTAGCTCAATTTAAACAAGCGCTTTTTATATTAGAAAAGAGGTAA
- a CDS encoding condensation domain-containing protein has protein sequence MSFDFLILDWTSIWILLKEFEIEYFNDDSNVELQQSQSLKEIYKNNELKKARSKYLYDQSYWMNKMESLGNYPQLPIKMKEVKNEFSRKTFSLQKATWDSIKEVSHIHGLTYNTIALTAFACVINKWAQQRKFVVNLTTMNRKAKNENIDYVIGDFTSTNLLSVNIDEDASFLNNAKTLQDDLFRDLQHSDFLGVQVIRELRKSNPNCIFPIVFTSSLGMTGMNYDYMKLGHTGISQSPQVFMDCQIMELNGELHVNIDTRIGVFNEAFIDAFTNDYQQCLLDIAENNKFMQTLKPWYFVERSSQQFNEIIQNSNNNSDELHLKKVKIDYNILPETLVQNIVEQCKKMMQVDILNDDDNFYRHGADSLILARLSTTIINICKEHQLTHLNFDNLLRVLLAEPTISRILEELNNTLLSEHAHDLEKDRSVGELTLFKEEGQVLKVFFHAGLGTMNCLRYVLEELKHTDHDAIAGVTILNQQQYCRIERSQLVKIISESYAELIVDSGYEDVHLVGYCSLVDLLR, from the coding sequence TTGTCTTTTGACTTTTTAATCCTTGATTGGACAAGCATCTGGATTTTATTGAAAGAATTTGAAATAGAGTATTTTAACGATGATAGCAACGTCGAATTACAGCAAAGTCAAAGTCTAAAAGAGATTTATAAAAACAATGAATTGAAAAAAGCAAGGTCTAAATATTTGTACGATCAATCCTATTGGATGAATAAAATGGAGAGTCTGGGCAATTACCCTCAATTACCAATAAAAATGAAAGAAGTTAAAAATGAATTTTCAAGAAAAACATTTTCACTTCAGAAGGCAACTTGGGACAGTATCAAAGAAGTTTCACACATTCATGGTTTAACTTATAACACGATAGCTTTGACAGCTTTTGCATGTGTCATAAATAAATGGGCGCAACAGAGAAAATTTGTAGTGAACTTAACTACCATGAATAGAAAGGCTAAAAATGAAAACATAGACTATGTTATTGGAGATTTCACATCAACTAATTTATTGTCGGTAAATATAGATGAGGACGCATCATTTTTAAATAATGCTAAAACGTTACAAGATGATTTGTTTAGAGATCTTCAACATAGTGACTTTTTAGGTGTACAAGTAATAAGAGAATTAAGGAAATCTAATCCTAATTGTATCTTCCCAATTGTCTTTACAAGTTCATTAGGAATGACTGGTATGAATTATGACTATATGAAACTTGGACATACAGGTATCAGTCAGTCTCCACAAGTGTTTATGGATTGTCAAATCATGGAATTAAATGGTGAATTACATGTCAATATTGATACAAGGATAGGTGTGTTTAACGAAGCATTTATAGATGCTTTTACAAATGATTATCAACAATGTTTATTAGATATTGCTGAAAATAATAAATTCATGCAAACATTGAAGCCTTGGTATTTTGTTGAACGTAGCTCACAACAATTTAATGAAATAATTCAGAATAGTAACAACAATTCGGATGAGTTGCATCTTAAGAAAGTGAAGATTGACTACAATATTTTGCCAGAGACATTGGTGCAAAATATTGTTGAACAATGTAAGAAAATGATGCAAGTAGATATATTAAATGATGATGATAATTTCTATAGACATGGTGCAGATTCGTTAATATTAGCAAGGCTTTCGACAACCATTATCAATATTTGTAAAGAACATCAGCTAACTCATTTGAATTTTGATAATTTGTTAAGAGTTTTATTAGCGGAACCTACAATAAGTAGAATTTTAGAAGAGCTTAATAATACCTTATTATCAGAACATGCACATGACCTCGAAAAAGACCGTTCCGTTGGGGAGTTAACATTATTTAAAGAAGAAGGACAAGTGCTTAAAGTATTTTTTCATGCAGGTCTAGGGACAATGAATTGCCTAAGATACGTGCTTGAAGAACTCAAACACACTGACCATGATGCTATCGCAGGCGTTACAATTTTGAACCAACAACAGTACTGTCGCATAGAAAGAAGTCAGTTAGTTAAAATAATCAGTGAATCATATGCTGAATTGATTGTAGATTCAGGATACGAAGATGTGCATTTAGTGGGATACTGCTCTCTGGTGGACTTATTGCGTTAG
- a CDS encoding MptD family putative ECF transporter S component, with protein MFFVTFMIGYIPFLILGLICPIICGIPFILYVMKIDKFGMVTLTGTILGLAFTVMGSGLIMIPAGFIFGLLADFMMKAGHYKKWKHISWGVCMLLTMDDGICNAYVYC; from the coding sequence ATATTTTTTGTAACATTTATGATTGGATATATTCCATTTTTAATTCTAGGTCTCATTTGTCCAATTATTTGTGGCATTCCTTTTATCTTATATGTTATGAAAATAGATAAATTTGGCATGGTGACATTAACAGGGACAATCCTAGGACTTGCTTTTACAGTAATGGGGAGTGGTCTGATTATGATTCCAGCTGGCTTTATTTTTGGTTTGCTCGCAGATTTTATGATGAAAGCAGGTCATTATAAAAAATGGAAACATATCTCATGGGGGGTATGCATGCTTCTCACTATGGATGATGGGATTTGCAATGCGTATGTATATTGCTAG
- a CDS encoding MptD family putative ECF transporter S component, with product MRMYIARDQCFKEIRKSYGQDYVNVLRSITPLWMLPVMFILTIIGGLIGAYLGKKMFNKHFKKAGLV from the coding sequence ATGCGTATGTATATTGCTAGAGATCAATGCTTTAAAGAAATTAGAAAGTCGTATGGACAAGACTATGTCAATGTTTTGAGATCCATTACACCACTTTGGATGTTACCAGTAATGTTTATTTTAACTATTATAGGTGGTCTTATAGGTGCTTATTTAGGTAAGAAAATGTTTAATAAACACTTTAAAAAGGCGGGACTTGTGTGA
- a CDS encoding energy-coupling factor transporter transmembrane component T: MKPTINGLVDRRNILAKLDPRTKILLTITISTILISNGSSQNIIRLLLTLFSLILLLSINRKSQFLKCVGIFIALFLIQEWVIPQSHGMLKFILLGLIGIFMNMLPGFIVGYYTLCSTKVNEFIAVMEKMKFPRSIIIPITVIFRFFPTIGEEHKHINDAMKMRGITFTHHFLKVIEYRLIPLIISVVKIGNDLSFIAMTRGIDSPHARTNVCTVKFKLLNKLLCLVLLVLWMVYFKEKLFND, translated from the coding sequence GTGAAGCCCACTATCAATGGATTAGTTGATCGTAGAAATATACTTGCAAAATTAGATCCTAGAACAAAGATTTTACTAACTATCACAATCAGTACAATTCTAATATCAAATGGTAGTTCACAGAATATTATAAGACTCTTGTTAACGTTATTTTCACTTATTCTTTTGTTGAGTATTAATAGAAAAAGTCAGTTTTTAAAATGTGTAGGAATTTTTATTGCATTATTTTTAATACAAGAATGGGTAATACCACAATCTCACGGTATGCTGAAATTCATCCTTCTAGGTTTGATTGGAATATTTATGAATATGTTGCCAGGATTCATTGTTGGATACTATACCTTGTGTTCTACGAAAGTAAATGAATTTATAGCTGTAATGGAGAAAATGAAATTTCCACGTAGCATAATTATTCCAATAACAGTCATTTTTAGATTCTTTCCAACTATTGGAGAAGAACACAAACATATTAATGATGCTATGAAAATGCGAGGAATAACATTTACTCATCATTTCTTAAAAGTTATTGAATATCGTTTAATACCACTTATTATTTCAGTAGTTAAGATTGGCAATGATTTATCTTTTATAGCGATGACAAGAGGAATAGATTCTCCCCATGCAAGAACAAATGTTTGTACTGTCAAATTTAAACTACTCAATAAGCTGTTATGTTTAGTGTTGCTGGTATTGTGGATGGTTTATTTCAAGGAGAAGTTGTTTAATGATTAA
- a CDS encoding ABC transporter ATP-binding protein — protein sequence MIKFQNVTFNYVSSEQPAIKDITFHIHPGELAVFCGKSGSGKSTISKLINGLILKVQNGNISGQVYLDGRNISDINMFQLSQIVGSVFQNPKTQFYNVDTTSELAFNLENQGIDSTIIVDKIKTIMTEFEIEHLLNRNIFELSGGEKQIIACATVLITNPDIVVSDEPSSNLDMYSIKKLREMISYLKQKGKTIVLIEH from the coding sequence ATGATTAAATTTCAAAATGTAACATTCAACTATGTTTCATCAGAACAGCCAGCGATTAAAGATATAACATTTCATATTCATCCAGGAGAACTAGCAGTATTTTGTGGTAAATCTGGGAGTGGCAAGTCAACAATTAGTAAATTAATCAATGGATTAATACTTAAAGTACAAAATGGTAATATTTCAGGACAAGTTTACCTAGATGGTCGCAATATTTCAGATATTAATATGTTTCAATTATCCCAAATCGTTGGTAGCGTGTTTCAAAATCCTAAAACACAATTTTATAACGTCGACACGACAAGTGAGTTGGCATTCAATTTAGAAAATCAAGGCATAGACAGTACAATCATTGTCGATAAAATTAAAACGATAATGACAGAATTTGAGATTGAACATTTGTTAAATCGTAATATTTTTGAGTTATCTGGTGGAGAGAAACAAATCATTGCGTGTGCAACGGTGCTAATTACAAATCCAGATATTGTTGTGTCAGACGAACCTTCATCTAATTTAGATATGTATAGTATCAAAAAATTGAGAGAAATGATTAGCTATTTAAAGCAAAAAGGGAAAACGATTGTTCTTATCGAACATTGA